The DNA window GTGTGGCCGTCCGGCGGGTTGGCCGCCGCGCCGCGTAGCATCGGGCGCCGTGACTCATGCGTACAGGCCGGGGGGTCCGGCGTGACCGACTCGATGACCTGGGCCCAGTCGATCGTCCTCGGGACGTTGCAGGGCCTCACCGAATTCCTGCCGATCTCGTCGTCGGGGCATCTGCGGATCGCATCCGAGCTGATGTTCGGTGGTGACGCCGGGGCGTCGTTCACGGCGGTCACCCAGCTCGGCACCGAAGCCGCGGTGCTCGTCTTCTTCGCACGCGACATCGTCCGCATCATCGCGGCCTGGTTCCGCGGACTGTTCCACGCCGACGAACGCGGACTCGACTACCGGGTCGGCTGGTATGTGATCTTCGCAACCATTCCGATCGGGCTGATCGGCTTCGTCTTCAAGGATGAGATCCGTACCACCGGGCGCAACCTGTGGCTGGTGGCGACGGTGCTGATCCTGTTCTCCGGGGTGTTCTGGCTGGCCGAGCGGTACGGGGTCAAACGCCGCTCCATGGAGCAGCTGACGTTGCGCGACGGTCTGGTCATGGGCGCGGCACAGTGTCTGGCGCTGGTCCCCGGCGTGTCCCGCTCGGGAGCGACCGCCAGCGCCGGTCTGTTCCTCGGCCTCCAACGCGAGGCCGCCTTCCGCTTCTCCTTCCTGCTGGCCATCCCGGCGGTCACCGCCTCGGGACTCTTCAGCCTCCCGGATGCCTTCTCGCCCAGCGGTGAGGGCATGGAGGCCAGTGGGCCGCAGCTGCTCGTGGCGACCGTGATCGCGTTCGTCGTCGGTTATGCCGCGATCGCCTGGCTGCTGAAGTTCGTCAGCCACCATTCGATGAACTGGTTCGGGCTCTACCGGGTCGCGCTGGGCGTACTCGTGATCGTGCTGCTGTCGACCGGCGTCATCAGCGCCACCTGACCTGTTCGGACCCCCAGCGCCTAGGGTTGAGCCATGACCGTGATTCTCGTCCGGCACGGACGCTCGACGGCCAACACCTCCGGCGTTCTCGCCGGCCGGACGCCGGGCGTTGGTCTCGACGACACCGGTCGCGCCCAGGCGCACGACCTGGTCCGCCGTCTCGGGGTCTGCCTCGACGACATCGACGTGGTGGCGCGTTCGCCGCTGCAGCGCTGCGCCGAGACAGTGGCACCGCTGCTGGCCGCCCTGGGTGCCCGCGACGGTGCGCGTCCGATCCCCGAGGTGGTCGTCGACGATCTGGCCGAGGTCGACTATGGGGGATGGACCAATCGTCCGATCCGCGAGTTGCTCGGCGAACCACTGTGGAAGGTCGTCCAGCAGCAGCCGTCGGCGGCGGTGTTCCCCGACGGGGAGGGCCTGGCCGACGTCCAGGCACGGGCGGTGAGCGCTATCCGGTCGCTCGACCGGATTCACGGCGGCGAGGACGGCTCGGGCGTGTGGGTGGCCTGCTCACACGGCGACGTCATCAAGTCGATCATCGCCGACGCGATGGGTATGCATCTCGACGCGTTCCAGCGCATCGTCGTCGAACCGGCGT is part of the Gordonia bronchialis DSM 43247 genome and encodes:
- a CDS encoding undecaprenyl-diphosphate phosphatase, which encodes MTDSMTWAQSIVLGTLQGLTEFLPISSSGHLRIASELMFGGDAGASFTAVTQLGTEAAVLVFFARDIVRIIAAWFRGLFHADERGLDYRVGWYVIFATIPIGLIGFVFKDEIRTTGRNLWLVATVLILFSGVFWLAERYGVKRRSMEQLTLRDGLVMGAAQCLALVPGVSRSGATASAGLFLGLQREAAFRFSFLLAIPAVTASGLFSLPDAFSPSGEGMEASGPQLLVATVIAFVVGYAAIAWLLKFVSHHSMNWFGLYRVALGVLVIVLLSTGVISAT
- a CDS encoding MSMEG_4193 family putative phosphomutase, with the translated sequence MTVILVRHGRSTANTSGVLAGRTPGVGLDDTGRAQAHDLVRRLGVCLDDIDVVARSPLQRCAETVAPLLAALGARDGARPIPEVVVDDLAEVDYGGWTNRPIRELLGEPLWKVVQQQPSAAVFPDGEGLADVQARAVSAIRSLDRIHGGEDGSGVWVACSHGDVIKSIIADAMGMHLDAFQRIVVEPASISVIRYGSTRPYVHTVNSTEVLSVPKRRRHDGDDDAVVGGATGTDRDGSAPPDAAATLSASAGSAVPGTGPG